One Paraburkholderia dioscoreae DNA segment encodes these proteins:
- the ychF gene encoding redox-regulated ATPase YchF, which produces MSLKCGIVGLPNVGKSTLFNALTKAGIAAENYPFCTIEPNVGIVEVPDARLKALAEIVKPERILPAVVEFVDIAGLVAGASKGEGLGNQFLANIRETDAITHVVRCFEDENVIHVANKVDPLSDIEVINTELALADLATVEKALARYSKAAKSGNDKEAIKNAAVLEKVRAQLDQAKPVRALDLSDEEKATLKPFCLITAKPTMYVANVKENGFENNPHLDAVTKFAATENAPVVAVCAAIEAEIADLDEADMEVFLADMGMEEPGLNRVIRAAFKLLGLQTYFTAGVKEVRAWTIHIGDTAPQAAGAIHTDFERGFIRAQTIAFNDFITYKGEQGAKEAGKMRAEGKEYVVHDGDVMNFLFNV; this is translated from the coding sequence ATGAGCCTCAAATGCGGCATCGTCGGCCTGCCTAACGTCGGCAAGTCCACTCTGTTCAATGCGCTGACCAAGGCGGGCATTGCCGCCGAAAACTATCCGTTCTGCACGATCGAGCCGAACGTCGGCATCGTCGAAGTGCCGGACGCGCGGCTGAAGGCGCTCGCTGAAATCGTCAAGCCGGAGCGCATCCTGCCGGCCGTGGTGGAATTCGTCGACATCGCCGGTCTCGTGGCCGGCGCGAGCAAGGGCGAAGGTCTGGGCAACCAGTTTCTCGCCAACATCCGCGAAACGGATGCGATCACGCACGTGGTGCGCTGCTTCGAAGACGAGAACGTGATTCACGTCGCGAACAAGGTCGATCCGCTGTCGGATATCGAAGTGATCAACACCGAACTGGCGCTGGCCGACCTCGCCACCGTCGAAAAGGCGTTGGCGCGCTATTCGAAGGCGGCCAAGTCGGGCAACGACAAGGAAGCCATCAAGAACGCCGCCGTGCTGGAAAAAGTGCGCGCGCAGCTCGACCAGGCCAAGCCGGTCCGCGCGCTCGACCTCTCGGACGAAGAAAAAGCCACGCTCAAGCCGTTCTGCCTGATCACCGCCAAGCCGACCATGTACGTGGCCAACGTGAAGGAAAACGGTTTCGAGAACAATCCGCACCTCGACGCGGTCACGAAGTTCGCAGCCACGGAAAACGCGCCGGTCGTCGCCGTGTGCGCTGCGATCGAAGCGGAAATCGCCGACCTCGACGAAGCCGACATGGAAGTGTTCCTCGCCGACATGGGCATGGAAGAGCCGGGCCTGAACCGCGTGATCCGCGCCGCCTTCAAGCTGCTCGGCCTGCAAACCTACTTCACGGCCGGTGTGAAGGAAGTGCGCGCGTGGACGATCCATATCGGCGACACGGCGCCGCAGGCTGCGGGCGCGATTCACACGGACTTCGAGCGCGGCTTCATTCGCGCGCAGACCATCGCGTTCAACGACTTCATCACCTACAAGGGTGAGCAAGGCGCGAAGGAAGCCGGCAAGATGCGCGCGGAAGGCAAGGAATACGTCGTGCACGATGGCGACGTGATGAACTTCCTGTTCAATGTGTGA
- a CDS encoding glycerophosphodiester phosphodiesterase family protein, which produces MLSSVRFVAGSCIASAALTGCSLTSVPTKNVVAQVSSLPAIIAHRGGTGDAPENTLEAIRLSISNRADAMWLTVQLSRDGVPVLYRPADLSALTDAKGPVSAYTAAQLARVNAGWKFQRADTYPYRDRPLGIPTLREALRSMPAGMPVILDMKALPAEPQTQAVARLLDEENAWQRVSIYSTEAAYQKTFAAYPQARLFESRDATRGRLVRVLLHQGCVDAPAEHAMSAFELHRAVTVVEKFTLGEGRSDVHATLWTAATVACFRQKPGVRIVAIAVNDADDYRTAACLGIDAVLADSPSKMAAVRDGIALPLQCARAGTTGRQ; this is translated from the coding sequence ATGCTGAGTTCAGTACGATTTGTCGCAGGTAGTTGCATCGCAAGCGCCGCATTGACGGGTTGTTCGCTCACGTCCGTCCCGACGAAGAATGTCGTCGCCCAGGTGAGCTCGTTACCGGCGATCATCGCGCATCGCGGCGGCACGGGCGATGCGCCGGAGAATACGCTCGAAGCGATTCGGCTGTCGATCTCGAATCGCGCCGATGCGATGTGGCTCACCGTGCAGTTGAGCAGGGACGGTGTGCCGGTTCTCTATCGGCCGGCTGATCTGTCGGCGTTGACCGACGCGAAAGGGCCGGTGTCTGCTTATACGGCGGCACAACTTGCGCGCGTGAATGCCGGGTGGAAGTTCCAGCGCGCAGACACGTATCCCTACCGCGATCGCCCTTTGGGCATTCCGACATTGCGCGAGGCCCTGCGCAGCATGCCGGCAGGCATGCCGGTCATCCTCGACATGAAGGCGCTGCCCGCCGAACCGCAAACTCAGGCGGTCGCGCGCTTGCTCGATGAAGAAAACGCGTGGCAGCGGGTGTCGATCTATTCGACAGAAGCGGCTTATCAAAAGACTTTTGCGGCTTATCCGCAAGCCAGGCTATTCGAATCACGCGATGCGACGCGTGGGCGGCTCGTGCGTGTGCTGCTGCATCAGGGTTGTGTGGACGCGCCGGCCGAACACGCCATGAGCGCGTTCGAGTTGCATCGCGCGGTGACGGTGGTCGAGAAGTTCACGTTGGGAGAAGGGCGCTCGGATGTCCATGCTACGCTGTGGACGGCCGCCACCGTCGCATGCTTCCGGCAGAAGCCCGGCGTGCGAATCGTCGCGATTGCCGTGAACGATGCGGACGATTACCGGACGGCGGCGTGCCTCGGCATCGACGCGGTGCTCGCGGATTCGCCGTCGAAGATGGCGGCCGTCAGGGACGGTATCGCGTTGCCGCTGCAGTGTGCGCGTGCCGGCACGACCGGCCGGCAGTAA
- the ugpB gene encoding sn-glycerol-3-phosphate ABC transporter substrate-binding protein UgpB: protein MSLKPLIRSLAVAAVLSAGLSQAAHAATEIQFWHGMEAALGERLNDIANAFNTSQSDYKIVPIFKGTYDQTLAAGIAAYRSGNAPAILQVYEVGTATMMQAKKAVIPVSEVFKQAGVPLDEKAFVPTIASYYSDAKTGELISLPFNSSTPVLYYNKDAFRKAGLDPNQPPKTWAELQTDAQKLKASGMACGYSSGWQSWIQLENYSAWHGAPFASKNNGFDGPDAQLEFNKPLQVAHIQFLQNMQKDGTFTYVGRKDEPVSKFYSGDCGIITNSSGSLATIKKYAKFNFGTGMMPYDASVKGAPQNAIIGGASLWVLSGKDPAVYKGVAKFLSYLSSAPVAAKWHQDTGYLPVTTAAYQLTQQQGFYEKNPGSDTAIKQMLNKPPLPYTKGLRLGNMPQIRTVIDEELEQVWAQKKTPQQALDASVSRGDELLRRFEKAGN, encoded by the coding sequence ATGAGTTTGAAGCCGCTAATCCGTTCGCTTGCCGTTGCCGCCGTGTTGAGCGCCGGCCTCAGTCAGGCGGCCCACGCCGCAACAGAAATCCAGTTCTGGCACGGCATGGAAGCCGCGCTGGGCGAACGGCTGAACGACATTGCCAACGCATTCAACACGTCGCAAAGCGACTACAAGATCGTGCCGATCTTCAAGGGCACCTACGACCAGACTCTCGCTGCCGGCATCGCCGCGTATCGCAGCGGCAATGCGCCGGCCATCCTGCAGGTCTATGAAGTCGGCACCGCCACGATGATGCAGGCGAAGAAGGCCGTGATCCCCGTATCGGAAGTATTCAAGCAAGCCGGCGTGCCGCTCGATGAAAAGGCCTTTGTGCCGACCATCGCGAGCTATTACAGCGACGCGAAAACCGGCGAGCTGATCTCTCTGCCGTTCAACAGCTCGACACCGGTGCTGTACTACAACAAGGACGCGTTCAGGAAAGCCGGGCTCGACCCGAACCAGCCGCCGAAAACCTGGGCCGAACTGCAGACCGACGCACAGAAGCTGAAGGCGTCGGGCATGGCGTGCGGCTATTCGTCCGGCTGGCAGAGCTGGATTCAACTCGAGAACTACAGCGCGTGGCATGGCGCGCCGTTCGCGTCGAAGAACAACGGCTTCGACGGCCCGGACGCGCAACTGGAATTCAACAAGCCGCTGCAGGTCGCGCACATCCAGTTCCTGCAGAACATGCAGAAGGACGGCACGTTCACCTACGTTGGCCGCAAGGACGAACCGGTGTCGAAGTTCTATAGCGGCGACTGCGGGATCATCACCAACTCGTCGGGGTCGCTCGCCACGATCAAGAAGTACGCGAAGTTCAACTTCGGCACCGGCATGATGCCGTACGACGCCAGCGTGAAGGGCGCGCCGCAGAACGCGATCATCGGCGGAGCCAGCCTGTGGGTGCTGTCGGGCAAGGATCCGGCGGTGTACAAGGGCGTGGCGAAATTCCTCTCGTATCTGTCGTCGGCGCCGGTTGCCGCGAAGTGGCATCAGGACACCGGCTATCTGCCGGTCACCACCGCCGCTTATCAACTGACGCAGCAGCAAGGCTTCTACGAGAAGAACCCGGGCAGCGATACCGCCATCAAGCAGATGCTCAACAAGCCGCCGCTGCCGTACACGAAGGGCTTGCGTCTGGGCAACATGCCGCAGATCCGCACCGTCATCGACGAAGAGCTCGAACAGGTCTGGGCACAGAAGAAAACGCCGCAACAGGCGCTCGACGCCTCCGTGTCGCGCGGCGATGAACTGCTGCGCCGCTTCGAGAAAGCCGGTAATTAA
- the ugpA gene encoding sn-glycerol-3-phosphate ABC transporter permease UgpA: protein MEKRSSFGSSLLPYLLVAPQLAITLLFFLWPAGEALWQSTQSQDAFGTSSEFVGLANFKQLFADPLYLSSFYTTLIFCALVTVSGLVISLLLAVCADRVTRGARTYQTLLIWPYAVAPAIAAVLWSFLFNPSIGLVTYALAKYGIVWNHALNAGQAMFLVVLASVWKQVSYNFLFFYAGLQAIPRSLIEAAAIDGAGPVRRFFGIALPLLSPTSFFLLVINITYAFFDTFPVIDAATGGGPAQATRTLIYKIFAEGFQGLDIGSSGAQSVILMVIVVALTVVQFRFIERKVQYS from the coding sequence ATGGAAAAGCGCTCCAGCTTCGGCTCCAGCCTGCTGCCCTACCTGCTCGTCGCGCCGCAACTCGCGATCACGCTGCTGTTTTTCCTGTGGCCTGCCGGTGAGGCTCTCTGGCAATCCACGCAAAGTCAGGACGCGTTCGGCACGTCGAGCGAGTTCGTCGGGCTTGCCAACTTCAAGCAGCTCTTTGCTGATCCGCTTTACCTGTCGTCGTTTTATACGACGCTGATCTTCTGCGCGCTCGTCACGGTGTCGGGGCTCGTGATTTCGCTACTGCTCGCGGTCTGCGCCGATCGTGTGACACGCGGCGCCAGGACATATCAGACGCTCCTGATCTGGCCGTACGCGGTCGCGCCCGCAATCGCCGCCGTGTTGTGGTCGTTCCTGTTCAACCCGAGCATCGGCCTCGTCACTTATGCGCTGGCCAAATACGGCATTGTGTGGAATCACGCGCTGAACGCGGGCCAGGCAATGTTCCTCGTGGTGCTCGCGTCCGTCTGGAAACAGGTCAGCTATAACTTTCTGTTCTTCTACGCCGGCTTGCAGGCCATTCCGCGCTCGCTGATCGAAGCGGCGGCGATCGACGGCGCCGGTCCGGTGCGACGCTTTTTCGGCATCGCACTGCCGCTTCTGTCGCCGACCAGTTTCTTCCTGCTGGTGATCAACATCACCTACGCGTTCTTCGACACCTTCCCTGTGATCGACGCGGCAACCGGCGGCGGTCCGGCGCAAGCCACCCGCACGCTGATCTACAAGATCTTCGCCGAAGGTTTCCAGGGGCTCGACATCGGCAGTTCGGGCGCGCAGTCGGTGATCCTGATGGTGATCGTCGTCGCGTTGACGGTCGTGCAATTCCGCTTCATCGAACGCAAGGTTCAATACTCATGA
- the ugpE gene encoding sn-glycerol-3-phosphate ABC transporter permease UgpE, with the protein MIENRRGFDLFCHAVLILGVVLVVFPVYVAFCAATMSEHEVFSVPLSLVPSTHLFENIATVWSQGSGNAAAPFGRMLFNSLVMALVISIGKIAVSMISAYAIVFFRFPFRNLAFWLIFITLMLPVEVRMFPTVQVVSSMHLSNTYSGLTLPLIASATATFLFRQFFMTLPDELMEAARIDGAGAMRFFWDVVLPLSKTNMAALFVITFIYGWNQYLWPILITSQQSLTTAVVGIKSMIASGDTATEWHLVMTATLLAMLPPLAVVLTMQRWFVRGLVDAEK; encoded by the coding sequence ATGATCGAGAACCGCCGCGGTTTCGACCTCTTCTGCCACGCGGTGCTGATTCTGGGCGTCGTGCTGGTGGTGTTTCCGGTGTACGTCGCGTTTTGCGCGGCGACCATGAGCGAGCACGAGGTGTTCAGCGTGCCGCTTTCGCTGGTGCCGAGCACGCATTTGTTCGAGAACATCGCGACCGTCTGGTCGCAAGGCAGCGGCAACGCGGCGGCGCCGTTCGGCCGCATGCTGTTCAACAGCCTCGTGATGGCGCTGGTGATCTCGATCGGCAAGATCGCGGTCTCGATGATTTCCGCGTACGCGATCGTGTTCTTCCGTTTCCCGTTTCGCAACCTCGCGTTCTGGCTGATCTTCATCACGTTGATGCTGCCGGTCGAAGTGCGCATGTTTCCAACCGTACAGGTCGTGTCGTCGATGCATCTGAGCAACACGTATAGCGGTTTGACGTTGCCGCTGATCGCCTCGGCCACCGCGACTTTCCTGTTCCGCCAGTTTTTCATGACACTGCCGGACGAACTCATGGAAGCCGCACGGATCGATGGCGCAGGCGCCATGCGGTTTTTCTGGGACGTCGTGTTGCCGCTGTCGAAGACGAACATGGCGGCGCTCTTCGTCATCACGTTCATTTACGGCTGGAATCAGTACCTGTGGCCGATTCTGATCACGAGCCAGCAGTCGCTGACCACGGCTGTTGTGGGCATCAAAAGCATGATTGCGTCCGGCGACACCGCGACCGAATGGCACCTGGTGATGACCGCGACACTGCTCGCGATGCTGCCGCCGCTCGCCGTGGTGCTGACGATGCAGCGCTGGTTCGTGCGCGGACTCGTGGACGCGGAGAAGTGA
- a CDS encoding sn-glycerol-3-phosphate import ATP-binding protein UgpC, with protein MAALTLQGVKKTYDGKQFVLHGIDVDVADGEFVVMVGPSGCGKSTLLRMVAGLERISEGTISIAGKVVNQLEPKDRNIAMVFQNYALYPHMSVAENMGYALKIAGVDRAQIEKRVQAAAQILELEALLQRKPRELSGGQRQRVAMGRAIVREPAVFLFDEPLSNLDARLRVQMRLEIQRLHARLATTSLYVTHDQIEAMTLAQRVIVMNKGHAEQIGAPTEVYERPATVFVASFIGSPGMNLLEGRVSDDGALFEVAGNGPKLPLTGVVSIGREVAKGREWTLGIRPEHMSPGQPDAPHATLTVDSCELLGADNLAHGRWGKHDVTVRLPHAHRPAAGEALQVALPAQHLHFFDPASGRRAN; from the coding sequence ATGGCTGCACTGACTCTGCAAGGTGTTAAAAAAACCTACGACGGCAAACAGTTCGTGTTGCACGGCATCGACGTGGACGTTGCCGACGGCGAGTTCGTCGTGATGGTCGGTCCGTCCGGTTGCGGCAAATCGACCTTGCTGCGGATGGTGGCGGGACTCGAACGCATCTCCGAGGGCACTATTTCGATCGCTGGCAAAGTGGTCAATCAACTGGAGCCGAAGGATCGCAACATCGCGATGGTGTTCCAGAACTATGCGCTCTATCCGCACATGAGCGTGGCCGAGAACATGGGCTACGCGCTGAAGATCGCGGGCGTGGACCGCGCGCAGATCGAAAAACGCGTGCAGGCCGCCGCGCAGATTCTCGAACTCGAAGCGCTGCTGCAACGCAAGCCGCGCGAGTTGTCCGGCGGGCAACGGCAACGCGTCGCAATGGGTCGCGCGATCGTGCGCGAGCCGGCCGTGTTTCTGTTCGACGAACCGCTGTCGAATCTCGACGCCCGACTGCGCGTGCAGATGCGGCTCGAAATCCAGCGTCTGCATGCGCGGCTTGCCACCACGAGTCTGTACGTGACGCACGATCAGATCGAAGCAATGACTTTGGCCCAGCGCGTGATCGTGATGAACAAGGGCCACGCCGAGCAGATCGGCGCGCCGACCGAAGTCTATGAGCGGCCCGCCACGGTGTTCGTCGCGAGCTTCATCGGCTCGCCGGGAATGAATCTGCTGGAAGGCCGCGTGTCGGACGACGGTGCGCTTTTCGAAGTAGCCGGTAACGGTCCGAAACTGCCTTTGACAGGCGTGGTATCGATCGGCCGCGAAGTCGCCAAAGGACGCGAGTGGACGCTCGGCATCCGCCCGGAACACATGAGCCCGGGTCAGCCAGACGCGCCTCACGCGACGCTCACCGTCGATTCCTGCGAACTGCTCGGCGCGGACAATCTGGCGCACGGCCGCTGGGGCAAGCATGACGTGACAGTGCGCCTGCCGCACGCGCATCGGCCCGCAGCGGGCGAAGCGCTGCAAGTAGCGCTGCCCGCGCAGCATCTGCATTTCTTCGATCCGGCAAGCGGAAGACGCGCCAATTGA
- a CDS encoding DUF3761 domain-containing protein — MTSLTRETLRACAAMTAALVFSVSSAFAYVAPGTTPDEANLSNHNTYTNRDGNTVHAPARSLSGKAPKGATARCRDGTYSFSRHRSGTCSRHGGVADWL, encoded by the coding sequence ATGACAAGCTTGACTCGCGAGACCCTGCGCGCCTGCGCGGCAATGACGGCGGCGCTGGTGTTCAGCGTGTCGTCCGCGTTCGCCTATGTGGCGCCCGGCACGACGCCCGACGAAGCGAACCTCAGCAATCACAACACCTATACCAATCGCGACGGCAACACCGTGCACGCGCCGGCCCGTTCCCTATCCGGCAAGGCGCCGAAAGGTGCGACTGCGCGCTGCCGCGATGGCACGTACAGCTTCAGCCGGCACCGCAGCGGCACGTGCTCGCGGCACGGCGGCGTGGCGGATTGGCTCTGA
- the ettA gene encoding energy-dependent translational throttle protein EttA has translation MAQYVFTMNRVGKIVPPKRQILKDISLSFFPGAKIGLLGLNGSGKSTLIRIMAGVDKDIEGEATPMPNLNIGYLPQEPQLDPNKTVRETIEEGLGDVFNAQKKLDEIYAAYAEPDADFDALAAEQAKYEAILATSDGGNAEQQIEIAADALRLPAWDAKIEHLSGGEKRRVALCKLLLEKPDMLLLDEPTNHLDAESVDWLEQFLTRFPGTVVAVTHDRYFLDNAAEWILELDRGHGIPWKGNYSSWLDQKEERLKQEESSESARQKAIKKELEWVRQNPKGRQAKSKARIARFEELNSQDYQKRNETSEIFIPVGDRLGNEVIEFKNVSKSYGDRLLLDNVSFKIPAGAIVGIIGPNGAGKSTLFRMLTGREQPDSGEIVQGPTVKLAYVDQSRDALDSSKTVFEEISGGADVLTVGKYETPSRAYIGRFNFKGGDQQKIVGNLSGGERGRLHLAKTLISGGNVLLLDEPSNDLDVETLRALEDALLEFAGSVLVISHDRWFLDRIATHILAFEGDSQVTFFDGNYQEYEADKRARLGEEGARPKRLRYKPIAR, from the coding sequence ATGGCCCAATACGTCTTCACCATGAACCGGGTCGGCAAGATCGTGCCACCCAAGCGTCAAATCCTGAAAGACATCTCGCTGTCGTTTTTTCCCGGCGCGAAGATCGGTCTGCTCGGCCTGAACGGCTCGGGCAAGTCGACGCTGATCCGCATCATGGCCGGTGTGGACAAGGACATCGAAGGCGAAGCCACGCCCATGCCGAACCTGAACATCGGCTATCTGCCGCAGGAACCGCAGCTCGATCCGAACAAAACCGTGCGTGAAACGATCGAGGAAGGTCTCGGCGACGTGTTCAACGCGCAGAAGAAGCTCGACGAAATCTACGCGGCTTATGCCGAACCGGACGCCGACTTCGACGCGCTCGCCGCCGAGCAAGCCAAGTACGAAGCGATCCTCGCCACCTCGGACGGCGGCAACGCCGAGCAGCAGATCGAAATCGCCGCCGACGCACTGCGCCTGCCGGCCTGGGACGCGAAGATCGAACATCTGTCGGGCGGCGAAAAGCGCCGCGTCGCGCTGTGCAAGCTCCTGCTCGAAAAGCCGGACATGCTGCTGCTCGACGAGCCGACCAACCACCTGGACGCGGAATCGGTCGACTGGCTCGAACAGTTCCTCACGCGCTTCCCGGGCACCGTGGTCGCCGTGACTCACGATCGCTACTTCCTCGATAACGCCGCCGAGTGGATTCTCGAACTCGACCGCGGCCACGGCATTCCGTGGAAGGGCAACTACAGCAGTTGGCTCGACCAGAAGGAAGAGCGCCTGAAGCAGGAAGAATCGTCGGAGTCGGCGCGCCAGAAAGCCATCAAGAAGGAACTGGAGTGGGTGCGCCAGAACCCGAAGGGCCGTCAGGCGAAGTCGAAGGCGCGTATCGCCCGCTTCGAGGAACTGAATAGCCAGGACTACCAGAAGCGCAACGAGACCTCGGAAATCTTCATTCCGGTCGGCGATCGTCTGGGCAATGAAGTGATCGAGTTCAAGAACGTCAGCAAGTCGTATGGCGACCGTTTGCTGCTCGACAACGTCAGTTTCAAGATTCCGGCGGGCGCGATTGTCGGCATCATCGGACCGAACGGCGCGGGTAAGTCCACGCTGTTCCGCATGCTCACCGGCCGCGAGCAGCCGGATTCGGGCGAGATCGTGCAGGGCCCGACCGTCAAGCTCGCGTACGTGGATCAAAGCCGCGATGCGCTGGACAGCTCGAAGACCGTGTTCGAGGAAATCTCCGGCGGCGCGGACGTGCTGACGGTCGGCAAGTACGAAACGCCGTCGCGGGCGTATATCGGCCGCTTCAACTTCAAGGGCGGCGACCAGCAGAAGATCGTCGGCAATCTGTCGGGTGGTGAACGCGGCCGGCTGCATCTGGCCAAGACGCTGATCTCGGGCGGCAACGTGCTGCTGCTGGACGAACCGTCGAACGACCTCGACGTCGAAACGCTGCGCGCGCTCGAAGACGCCTTGCTCGAATTCGCCGGCTCGGTGCTGGTGATCTCGCACGATCGCTGGTTCCTCGACCGGATCGCCACGCACATCCTCGCGTTCGAAGGGGATTCGCAAGTCACGTTCTTCGACGGCAATTACCAGGAATACGAAGCGGACAAGCGCGCGCGTCTCGGTGAAGAAGGTGCACGTCCGAAGCGTCTGCGTTACAAGCCGATCGCGCGATAA
- a CDS encoding DUF748 domain-containing protein: MAMSKGKRWAVAVGGVLLVLIVVVVGGLQFAQREVKERVIAALGPLGSAETIDVGLTSVRLTNVLLKAPPGWPAGDPLRADEITLTPDIRDLIARRMHIRSVVVRGFDIAVLRTKDGAIRLMPNLRQTVNQSDTEASGAAAPVPREKQVDHISFEQGNFHFYDMTVGPPPFKVTVSDANATVDNLRLPALTEPTSINVTGSIKGPAHTGTVSFGGWIKIASKDSQTSSKLRGVDLVMLDPYLIKKAGAKAQVTGGTVDLTVDSTVRNYQLHAPGTLTVHNLQLADSGNPLDTFMSIPTKAAVAALKTHNGDITLHFVLDGNLRDPKFSVQEGLMKRIGTGFAKALGVSVGDVAKDAGQTVKGLGNALKNLLGQ; the protein is encoded by the coding sequence ATGGCGATGTCGAAGGGCAAGCGCTGGGCCGTCGCCGTAGGCGGCGTGCTGCTGGTGCTGATCGTCGTCGTGGTCGGCGGCCTGCAGTTCGCGCAACGCGAGGTCAAGGAGCGCGTGATCGCGGCGCTCGGGCCATTGGGCAGCGCCGAAACCATCGATGTCGGACTAACCTCGGTCCGTCTCACCAACGTCCTTCTCAAAGCGCCGCCTGGCTGGCCGGCCGGCGACCCGCTGCGGGCGGACGAAATCACGCTGACACCGGACATTCGCGATCTGATCGCGCGGCGCATGCATATCCGCAGCGTGGTGGTGCGCGGCTTCGACATCGCCGTGCTGCGCACGAAAGACGGCGCGATTCGCCTGATGCCGAATCTGCGGCAAACCGTGAACCAATCCGACACGGAAGCCAGCGGCGCGGCCGCCCCCGTTCCCCGCGAAAAGCAGGTCGATCACATCAGTTTCGAGCAGGGCAACTTCCACTTCTACGACATGACGGTCGGGCCGCCGCCGTTCAAAGTGACGGTCAGCGATGCCAATGCGACCGTCGACAATCTCCGTCTGCCCGCCCTCACCGAGCCGACCAGCATCAATGTCACCGGTTCGATCAAAGGGCCGGCGCATACGGGCACGGTGTCGTTCGGCGGCTGGATCAAAATCGCCAGCAAGGATTCGCAGACCAGCAGCAAGCTGCGCGGCGTCGACCTCGTGATGCTCGACCCGTACCTGATCAAGAAAGCCGGTGCGAAGGCACAGGTGACCGGCGGCACGGTCGACCTGACAGTCGACTCGACGGTGCGCAACTATCAGCTGCACGCACCCGGAACGCTGACGGTCCACAATCTGCAACTCGCCGACAGCGGCAACCCGCTCGATACCTTCATGTCGATTCCGACCAAAGCCGCGGTCGCCGCGCTCAAAACGCACAACGGCGACATCACGCTGCATTTCGTTCTGGACGGAAATCTGCGCGACCCGAAATTCTCGGTGCAGGAAGGACTGATGAAGCGCATCGGCACCGGCTTTGCCAAGGCGCTCGGCGTGAGCGTGGGGGACGTGGCAAAAGACGCGGGACAAACCGTGAAAGGCCTGGGTAACGCGTTGAAGAATCTGCTTGGCCAGTAG
- a CDS encoding HAD family hydrolase → MAIKAVVFDFGGVLIDWSPEYLYRELIPDETERRWFLTHVCSMDWVIRQDGGQPLVEATEELVAKFPDHETLIRAFYERWHEMVAGVLEEGVAIMEKLEAAEVPLFGLTNWSAETFPYAWEHYPVLRRFRDMVVSGRVGLVKPDPAIFAAMLERIEVQLPGIEPAELVFIDDNLKNAEAATALGWHGVHHTSAAQTEAKLRELGLPA, encoded by the coding sequence ATGGCCATCAAGGCAGTGGTGTTCGATTTCGGCGGCGTGCTGATCGACTGGAGCCCCGAGTATCTATATCGGGAGCTGATTCCTGACGAGACCGAGCGCCGCTGGTTTCTGACGCACGTCTGTTCGATGGACTGGGTGATCCGTCAGGACGGCGGCCAGCCGCTCGTCGAAGCCACCGAGGAACTCGTCGCGAAGTTTCCCGATCACGAAACGCTGATCCGCGCGTTCTACGAACGCTGGCACGAGATGGTGGCCGGCGTGCTCGAAGAGGGCGTGGCGATCATGGAAAAGCTCGAAGCGGCCGAGGTGCCGCTCTTCGGGTTGACCAACTGGTCGGCGGAGACCTTTCCGTATGCGTGGGAGCATTACCCGGTGCTGCGGCGATTTCGCGACATGGTTGTCTCGGGGCGGGTGGGGCTGGTGAAACCCGATCCGGCCATCTTCGCGGCCATGCTGGAGCGGATCGAAGTGCAACTGCCAGGCATCGAGCCCGCCGAGCTCGTCTTTATCGACGACAACCTGAAGAACGCCGAGGCCGCGACCGCGCTGGGCTGGCACGGCGTGCATCACACCAGCGCCGCGCAAACCGAAGCGAAACTGCGCGAGTTGGGATTGCCGGCGTGA